The following is a genomic window from Ciona intestinalis unplaced genomic scaffold, KH HT000156.2, whole genome shotgun sequence.
tgtatgaaacagaacacccgtgttataacgactgtcgttgctccgccatgcgaggataaataagttacatacgtcgtaacttgtaagcgagcacgaggtgtatgaaacagaacacccgtgttataacgactgtcgttgccccgccatgcgaggataaataagttacatacgtcgtaacttgtaagcgagcacgaggtgtatgaaacagaacacccgtgtagccgtgttataacaactgccgttgcccaccatgcgaggataaataagttacatacttggtaactagtTAGCAGatacgaggtttatgaaacagaacacctgtggctttgttatatcgactgttgttgcctgcCACACAAGAAaaatagttacattcattcactttatTGAATTGTAAGACATTCCCTTTTCTTTCTCAGCCCTTGGAACCAAAATTTGCcgttgttttaatgaaatggCCGGGTAAGAATCCCAAACTTCCTTCCATTTTGCTCAACTCACATACTGATGTTGTTCCTGTGTATGAGGTAACTATcatgtgtgtgatgtcatataggTGTAGTAGGTTAAGGttggttcatgttttattttcttatgaTCTCAATTGGtggtgaacaaagaatatttattattcagAGAATCGTTTATCCTGATTACTCTAAAAAACAGCGAtttcaattgttaaaaactcgaTCAGGGCGTATGGGTTCTAGTTGCTTTGCAGGTTTAGCACCCAGTATAACAATACTATATCATCATAGTAATGCATTATCAAGCCCATACCTTTTACAGGAACATTGGAAACACGATGCTTTTGCTGCGATCAAGGACGACAACGGGAATATTTATGGCAGGGGAACACAAGACATGAAGTGTGTTGGGGTTCAGTATTTAGAAGCAATACGTGAGCTTAAGAAGCAAGGAGTTCAACTTGAAAGGGATGTGTATATATCGTTCCTACCAGGTGGGTAGGTATGGGTGAGTTGTTTATCAAGcatcccattagtgaccactaagttGGAGCAGGGCAGCAACAGTCCtgataacacgggtgttctgtttcatacacctcatcaCGGTGTtctcttatatttttttccttaaTTTTTCTCACTCATCAATATTTctctttattttctttctcttttatcCATTTTTTCCTTTTCTCTCTTCCACACAGATGAAGAGATAGGAGGGAAAAAAGGAATGGCAGAATTCATGAAAACCGATGATTTCAAATCAATTAACCTTGGCTTGGCATTGGATGAAGGGTTAGCTCATACTGGGAATAAATATTCTGTGTTTTATGGGGAACGCTCCCCTTGGTGTGAGTAAAAATGATTGTTATTTGCCTAGAAATGCTCCTAATCGAGACAGGTTTTTTCTGATGAGtgaccacgtatgtaacttatttatcctcacatagtgtggcaacaacagtcgttataacacaggtgttttgtttgatacacttcgtgcccacttacgagtttcCACATATGgaactttttgggtgattgattttttttggtatCTTGTATGTTCTTCTGTACGgttatgtaatttatatgatttttatgaaACAGGGATCAGAGTAAAGTGTAAGGGGAATCCTGGGCATGGGTCTCAATTCATTGAAAACAACGCAGGAGAAAAAATTGTGagttttgcttgttttttgttcttgtttgttgttgtttctgtttGTTCTTGTCtgaattgtttttgttgttcttgttaaaattattgtagCTGTTTACACTTGACTCTTTATctctgttttttgtttttttaccattgtttttgtattgttcATTCGTCATATTactgttcttttttattaagtttgttcctgttgtgtttatttattgttgtgttgttaaaattgtttttcctGTTCGAATTtggtttttaagttttattgatttgttttattttttgatccGGAGCtgatgtttatttgtttataatattttttcgttttaatcGGACACAAGTAAaagaaatgttatttctatagcGACGAATGATAAACTTTCTTCTGGATTTCCGAGAGAAAGAAAAACTTAAGTTGAAAAACGCTGAGTCGTGCATTATGCTCGGTGATGTCACAACTGTCAATCTGACGCAACTAGAGGTAATTGTGATGCCATAGTAGattcaatttaatatttttttgaatttctgcctaaataaatatatatgacacactgcaatagcttcagcaactcgactgtgggcatgggagtggcaaccatggataagtcactcaagttcccatccacaaggatataaatgaccaaactaaccaaaagtcatgtctgtttATCCACAcgctgcaatagcttcagcaactcgactgtgggcatcgaagtggcaaccatggataaatCACTCAAGTTAACAAACACCTCTTATTACAGGGTGGACTAGCGTACAACATCGTACCAGCAGAGTTAGTTGCAACGTTTGACTTAAGAGTTGCGCTCACCGTTGATTTTGAGGTATGTCTTATATGCatatatctaaaaaaatacaattgtgggtgtatgtgtccttgggaaagacacttaacggcaattgctccaacctatttgtcactaatgggttgttcaaattattagctgtatataaaaaatgaaaaatccccccccccaaaaaaaataatcactcacaaagtaacatatatggtaactcataagctggcccGAGCTGtatgaacaccagtgttatgacgactgtcgttatccggccatgcgaggataaataagttacatacatggtaactcgtaagctggcacgaggtgtatgaacacccgtgttgtaacggcTTTCCTTTTCCGGCCACGGGAGGATAaagttaagttacattcatttattcaggttctatttatttttacatcacAGGCGTTTGAACAGCAGTTAAAAGATTGGTGCGAAGCAGCTGGTGAAGGTGTCACTTACGAATTCATTCATGTAAGTTATTGGAATATTTTATGACTCGTCACGGACCTCGGATTTTGGCCGAAGTTAGACCATTGTCCCTAATGTGAACTAGTGTATCTTTATATCGTGAAgattatgggttcaaggctcgctgcTGGTGGTACGAATAAATAACTGTAACTTTAgggcaactacagtcattTTTTCAGAGGCGTAAAAACTagtttttcttaatttttctATAACCCTTAACTACCAACCtttaacactttccaccagcctaatctgtaacatacCGGAGGATTTTTCAGTAGCCCGAACCTTCTAAACTCAGTCCCCAAAATAATCTCCCCAACCCACCTAACTGACTCATACTTATTATTCCAACCACGTATACtattgacagtgagcataaataatgaattgtaaccaaagagaaaaaataagtttctttcatttaaaccatgtattttttaagacATTATGTAATTTCACAGTGAGCATGACGCGTATAATACAAGACTAGTCAAATATGTAATGCTTGGATAACATTCTGTTGTAACCTTCACACAGAAAGTAAAGAGAGGAGCCACCACGTGCACGGATGATACCAATCCATGGTGGGCGGCGTTTACCACAGCTGTGAAAAAATTGtgagttttattcatttatctgGCTTAGTTTGTGATGTGTATGTTTAGTAAGGGCGAatactgggttcaaagcttggtgctgctaccattgttgacgtatgtgtcctactgtccttgggcaagacacttaatagcaattgctccaatggtcataattcgtaagctgacacgaggtgtatgaaacagaacacccgtgttaataCAActgttgccccgctatgcgaggataaataagttacattcattgtttaTAGTGATATTGATTATTACAGGGGAATGGAGATTAGTGTTGAAATATTTCCTGCAGCTACGGATAGTCGTATGCTAAGACAGGTAagttgacagtgagcatgaggtgtatgaatacaccatgtgtgtctggtgtataagaagacacccatgttataactcaacagtaagcatgaggtgtatgaatacactatatgtgtctggtgtataagaagacacccatgttataactcgacagtgagcatggggtgtataaatacaccatatgtgtctggtgtataagaagacacccatgttataacttgacagtgagcatgaggtgtatggatacaccatgtgtgtttagTGTATACAAAGACACCCATACACCCCCACCCCTACAATAACCATACACCCCCACCCCTACAATAACCATACACCCCCCACCCCTACAATAACCATACACCCCCCCACCCCTACAATAACCATACACCACATACAAACAGGAAGGCTACCAAGCAATCGGGTTTAGTCCAATGAGGAACACACCCATTCTACTGCACGACCACAATGAGTTTCTTAACGAGAAGATCTTTCTAGAAGGAATTCGAGCTTATTGTTCGATTATTCCGGAACTTGCAAATCTTCCAGAATTCTAATTTTACTCAGAAGCGTATTCAagattctttttaatttttgtattcaaTTTTGCCTCAATTGTGTAAAGTTCCGTAATTGTTCAATGTTTtggcaatttaaaataatgtctTTAACTCATTATCTTAATATGATATATCTTTATGTTTTCAATCAAGTTTaagaagatcaaattaattaaaacattgaagagaaggatataaatgaaaaacgacagttccTTAAACACGTCATGACTAAAATACATGGGAAAAAACACAAGTGTACAAAGAAAACAACACTTACGTTTTTTGTTACTGTGTGTGTTCAAACTTACAAATTTAGAGACAGTTTCCTGATATCTTAATAATAAACTGGCATCACTGAATTTGGTCAACACTAACGTTCAAGTGGCGCacatgtaaaaacaaatacacgTGGTATAGTAATGAGAAAATCACTTCGTAACTTTAAAAGCCGAGATGTTTcgttttttgtatttaactaGAAAGATTAAATCTCCGTTGGCCCGCGTGCGGTGTTTTAGTTGTAATAGCGATGTTATTAAAGTACAGAATGCAGTGAAAGAAGCGCTTCTACAAAATAAACCAGTGTTGGCGCTTGAAAGTACAATTATAACGCATGGAATGCCATACCCTGATAATTTGCAGTAAGTAATATTATTGTACAGTCATTACAACTTATCATaggttgttttatacattcgtatacaataataaagatAATGTTAAGAGTGCTGGTTAGGAATTTACCCCCCCCCCACATTATTTGACCCCCAAAATAACCCCTAACTGCTAACCCCAATACCCACTgacccctaactaccaacctctaacactttccacctgCCTAGTCTGTAAGGTACCGAAAGATTTTTTACCAGTGCTGACATTCTAATAATGATGttcattttgaaaaaaaaaaaagaaatttgtaGGTAACAaaacccctaaccatcaacctgtaacactttccaccagcctattctgctgtgtgccggaggattcttcactagtgccaagacttttaacttattatattttagaatgGCTTTATCTGTGGAGAAGATTGTACACGAACACTGTGCAACACCAGCCACAATAGGGATGGTAGATGGGGTGGTTTATATTGGTATgttgttaccatgtatgataCTTTGTGAATGATTATGTGTGGTGATATTGTGGccgtttgtgtccttgggcaagacactttatagtattttctccaacccagtggtcattaatggtttgtctaaattgtcagccatacagaaaaagctacatacatggtaacttgtaagcgggtatgTCAATTTAcaaacgactgtcattttacaaattctttGATATTGATCTGtgttatttgaatgttattcaTTTAACTTATAGCATATTATTACAGGCATGGGAGAAGATATGTTAAAAAGATTGGCCACCCATCCTTCCCCTGTTAAGTTGTCCAGACGTGATTTAGCTGTTGGTTGCTCTAAACAACTAACCGGTGGAACTACTGTGTCGGCAACTATGTTGCTTGCTCACAAGTAAGTTTGTGGTGGTATGGGAAGGAATGTGATGTGTTAGATTAATAAGAATGTTATGTGAGAATTTGTGATGTaatactaaataaaaatgttaaaaaccatTGTCTCAGTGGTTAGTGCACTCACATTGTAACCATAGAGTACGGAGTTCAAACCTAAATGCTGccgctgttaccattgtatgtgtatgtgttcttgggcaagacacttaacagcaattgcttcaacccagtggtcactaataggttgtctaaattgtcagccatacaaagaaacaatcacccacaaattatCTGGTAACTTGCAAttgaaaaagataaaatagaagaaaacaTCCGTTAGACTGTGTCTTTGTTATAACTCTTTATTGTACGGATAGATTAGTTACATTTTTCTTCAAGAAcaaaaatttcttttaaagtacaaaaatatgtattttttttaaatttaatattttcagatTCGGGATTGACATTTTCGCAACCGGGGGAATTGGTGGTGTCCACTTGTTGGGGCAAGAGAGCATGGACATCAGCGCTGATCTACGAGAGCTCGGACAAACCCCGATAACTGTTGTTAGCGCTGGAGTGAAGTCTATACTTGATATTGGAAGAACTTTGGAATATTTGGTGAGTAaacgttcttaattgttttgtgtcttagttctaaaataaaaaaaatgggcGAGCGACAATACACATGATTTTCCATGAAATATTGTACTTTAACTTTGTATTatcactttttttttttttgtgacttTTTCTACCAAGTGTTTTTTCAAACAGGGAAGTTGTCAACAATAATCCTAACCAACAATGCATgagatttcccataagaaaaagtTCATTCAATGATCCAAATTAGTTTGTCACTTTCTCGAGTTACTTTGTGAAATTGTTTGACATTGAAATACTGAAGTGTTTCTCAAACAgttggaaaatttaaacatttaatgacCAATGCACAGTTTCAGCTTATGTTGTATAAAgtgtaaacatatatatgtattttaaataaggtGTGCTGTTTAAAGTAAGTAGACTATAAGCAGTGAAGGAACCTTTATTGTAAATGGtgaataaaaatcaaaatcagtgtttccaaataattattttatccATTGTTCCAGGAGACAGAAGGTGTGACAGTTGCAACTTTCGGCAACACTAAAGATTTTCCAGCGTTTTTCACTCGGAAAAGTGGATTCAAATCTCCTTATTGTGTGTCTGGCATCACTGAGGCAGCAGAGCTTATCCAAAGTCATCAGAAGTTAAAGTTAGGAAGCGGAATGCTCATTGCTGCTCCCATTCCAAAGGAATTTAAAGCATCTGGGACCAAAATAGAAAACTCAATAAAACTTGCCCAACAGGAAGCCAGGTGAAAGAATCTAAATATAAAGAGGTTTTCCATAAATGCAATTTTTCTTTCTCTGGTAAAGCAGATTGGTATATAAGTTGTTCTtgtgaatggatgtaacttgttaAATTTCGCATGGGGggcaacaacaatcgttataacatgagtgttctgttttatacacctcatgcccatttaaaagttaccacgtatataacttatttattctctcaTGGCggtcaacgacagtcgttataacacaggtgttctgtttcatacacctcgtgccgttgtagttgattgtttttctgaaaCTTTTCTGACACAGGACAATCCATTAGAGACCACAGGATTGGAGTAATTGCCtcttaagtgtcttgaccaaggGCACATACGCCCACCATGGtagtatataataaaatattattacctCCACAGCTCGCAGGGTATACAGGGTAAAGAAGTTACTCCATTTATCCTTAGAAGGGTGAATGATATCACAAAGGGGGAATCCCTAAAATCAAGTAAGTGTCCTCCCAAAGTCACAAAAGTCCATATTGGTAGAAGCATTAGGTTTTGAACCCAGTGTCTTTTAGTTACAAGCAAGCAGTTAACTATAgag
Proteins encoded in this region:
- the LOC100185588 gene encoding aminoacylase-1 — encoded protein: LHSFTLLNCKTFPFLSQPLEPKFAVVLMKWPGKNPKLPSILLNSHTDVVPVYEEHWKHDAFAAIKDDNGNIYGRGTQDMKCVGVQYLEAIRELKKQGVQLERDVYISFLPDEEIGGKKGMAEFMKTDDFKSINLGLALDEGLAHTGNKYSVFYGERSPWWIRVKCKGNPGHGSQFIENNAGEKIRRMINFLLDFREKEKLKLKNAESCIMLGDVTTVNLTQLEGGLAYNIVPAELVATFDLRVALTVDFEAFEQQLKDWCEAAGEGVTYEFIHKVKRGATTCTDDTNPWWAAFTTAVKKLGMEISVEIFPAATDSRMLRQEGYQAIGFSPMRNTPILLHDHNEFLNEKIFLEGIRAYCSIIPELANLPEF